The following are from one region of the Primulina eburnea isolate SZY01 chromosome 17, ASM2296580v1, whole genome shotgun sequence genome:
- the LOC140818652 gene encoding probable pectinesterase/pectinesterase inhibitor 54: protein MGVSSNCMFLFLFVALLPSLSAISWASTNSYTEEILTQCRYTRYPNLCVQTLTGLGSKNDQNVDFLYALVNKTISETRLPRSNFVERSSHFISLEAQQAQMAIDDCQELTEMAVKRLNQAKEAIRKSRENYKEDILTWLSAALTFLQSCKDTVEDHALSNFALSEIYKKMDYLSELCSNPLALANRITLNPKDGLPTRSRRLLEDENFPSWVSKSDRRLLESAEIRADAVVAKDGSGDFDTISEAIQSANGGRYVIYVKSGEYNEKISTKKEGITLIGDGKFSTVILASSSIGKGSSLLGSSTFLITGDGFIARDIGFHNTAGASAGQAIALTVASDRSVLYRCSLVGNQDTLYALSLRQFYRECDIHGTVDFIFGNAAAVFQSCSLYLRPPRGYVVILANGRTDPGQDTGFSLQNCKIAGGPDFTNSHKAYLGRPWKEYSRAVVMQSNIDWVIQPRGWIEWPGYGSSVYKTLYFAEYDNTGAGADTSNRVDWPGFHVIETSEASKFTVADFIDGNSWLPSTGVTFVSGLQ from the exons ATGGGGGTGAGCTCAAATTGCATGTTTCTTTTTCTATTTGTAGCTCTATTGCCAAGTTTAAGTGCCATATCTTGGGCATCAACTAATAGTTACACGGAGGAAATCTTAACTCAATGTAGGTACACAAGATATCCAAACTTGTGTGTACAAACCTTGACAGGATTAGGATCCAAGAATGATCAAAACGTTGATTTCTTGTATGCACTTGTTAACAAAACCATCTCCGAGACGAGGCTGCCTCGTTCCAATTTCGTGGAACGTAGCTCGCATTTCATCTCCCTCGAAGCTCAACAAGCCCAGATGGCAATCG ATGATTGTCAAGAGCTGACGGAAATGGCGGTAAAGCGACTTAACCAGGCGAAGGAGGCGATTCGGAAATCCCGCGAGAATTACAAAGAAGACATCCTAACATGGCTTAGTGCGGCTTTAACATTCCTACAGAGTTGCAAGGATACAGTTGAGGATCATGCGTTGTCAAATTTTGCCTTGTCGGAAATTTACAAGAAAATGGACTATCTCTCCGAGTTGTGCAGCAACCCGTTGGCCCTGGCGAACAGAATAACTCTAAATCCGAAAGATGGACTTCCCACAAGATCGAGACGACTTCTCGAGGACGAAAATTTCCCGAGTTGGGTGTCGAAAAGTGACAGGAGACTGCTCGAAAGCGCGGAGATCAGAGCGGATGCTGTCGTTGCGAAAGATGGAAGCGGGGACTTCGACACGATCTCGGAGGCAATCCAGTCCGCAAACGGAGGCCGGTACGTGATATATGTGAAATCTGGTGAGTACAATGAGAAAATCAGCACGAAGAAAGAAGGGATCACTTTGATCGGCGATGGAAAATTTTCTACGGTCATACTTGCAAGTAGCAGTATCGGCAAGGGATCTTCCCTCCTGGGATCTTCAACTTTTT TAATCACGGGCGACGGATTCATCGCAAGGGACATCGGATTTCACAACACGGCAGGCGCCTCCGCCGGGCAAGCAATAGCGCTTACCGTAGCATCGGACCGCTCGGTACTATATAGATGCAGCCTCGTAGGCAATCAAGACACACTGTACGCGCTCTCCCTCCGCCAGTTCTATCGAGAATGCGACATACACGGCACTGTGGACTTCATCTTCGGCAATGCGGCCGCAGTGTTCCAGAGTTGCTCCTTATACCTCCGGCCCCCGCGCGGTTACGTCGTGATCCTTGCGAACGGGCGAACTGACCCAGGGCAGGACACGGGGTTTTCGCTCCAAAACTGCAAGATCGCCGGTGGACCGGATTTCACCAACTCGCACAAAGCATACCTGGGTCGCCCATGGAAAGAGTACTCCAGGGCGGTCGTGATGCAGTCGAATATCGATTGGGTTATCCAGCCTCGCGGCTGGATTGAGTGGCCGGGATATGGCAGTTCAGTTTACAAAACACTGTATTTTGCTGAGtatgacaacacgggagctggCGCCGACACTTCCAACAGGGTGGACTGGCCGGGTTTTCATGTAATCGAGACGTCGGAGGCTTCGAAATTTACAGTTGCAGATTTCATTGATGGCAATTCATGGCTACCTTCCACTGGTGTGACTTTTGTTTCTGGGCTCcaataa
- the LOC140818666 gene encoding probable pectinesterase/pectinesterase inhibitor 12 codes for MASTIFKSLMILSSLFLSATHSLQSSSDSQSHLSHIKSFCKSTPFPDSCFDSLKLSLSITIRPSTLAFLLQTLKTAIAESFKLSDLFSNVGYSNLVEKQRGTIQDCKELHQITLSSLKKSISRLINSPDSRKITDARTFLSAALTNRITCLEGLNSATGSLKPTLISSLSTAYEHVSNSLSMISKPGSPSGGGNNRRLLGFPPWLSRGMRRILQSNEYDPRDLLTVAADGSGNFTTISDAVNFAPNNSMDRTIIYIMQGVYQENVEIPSWKTNIVFIGDGSDVTWITGSRSVADGWTTFRSATVAVSGEGFLARGISFENTAGPEKHQAVALRISADLSALYKCVILGFQDSLYVHSFRQFFRECDIFGTIDYIFGNAAAIFQGCSIISRMPLPGQFTVITAQSRENPDENTGISLQNCSILATDDLYSNSSVVRSYLGRPWRNYSRTVVLNSYIDNFIEAEGWTRWDGDQGLDTLYYGEYENFGAGSDTSKRISWRGYRVMDYNDASNFTVSEFITGGEWLAYTSIPYDDGV; via the exons ATGGCTTCCACCATCTTCAAGTCTCTGATGATTCTCTCTTCCCTCTTCCTCTCAGCAACACATTCTTTGCAATCTTCATCTGATTCACAATCTCATCTTTCACACATTAAAAGCTTCTGCAAATCTACACCATTCCCCGATTCCTGTTTCGATTCTCTGAAGCTCAGCCTCTCCATAACCATCCGCCCGAGCACTCTCGCCTTCCTACTCCAGACACTGAAAACCGCCATAGCCGAGTCTTTCAAGCTGTCGGATCTCTTCTCCAACGTAGGGTACTCCAATCTTGTCGAGAAACAAAGGGGCACCATCCAAGACTGCAAGGAGCTGCACCAAATCACACTTTCTTCTTTGAAGAAATCCATTTCCCGACTCATTAATTCGCCTGATTCAAGGAAAATAACCGACGCCAGGACTTTTCTCAGCGCGGCTTTGACGAACAGAATCACTTGCTTGGAGGGTTTGAACTCAGCCACGGGTTCACTGAAACCCACGCTAATATCTTCCTTAAGCACCGCTTACGAGCATGTCAGCAACTCATTGTCCATGATTTCGAAGCCTGGCTCGCCAAGCGGCGGCGGGAACAACCGGCGGCTCCTCGGTTTTCCGCCATGGCTGTCCAGGGGAATGCGGCGGATCCTACAGAGTAATGAATATGATCCTAGAGATTTGCTGACGGTGGCAGCAGATGGGAGCGGGAACTTCACTACTATATCAGATGCTGTGAATTTTGCCCCGAATAACAGTATGGATAGGACCATTATCTATATAATGCAAGGAGTTTATCAAGAAAATGTGGAGATTCCGAGCTGGAAGACCAACATTGTTTTCATTGGAGATGGGAGCGATGTTACTTGGATTACTGGCAGTAGAAGTGTTGCCGATGGGTGGACCACTTTCAGATCTGCCACCGTTG CGGTATCGGGTGAAGGATTCCTTGCACGCGGGATATCTTTCGAGAACACGGCCGGGCCGGAGAAACACCAGGCCGTGGCCCTCCGCATAAGCGCGGACCTGTCCGCCCTATACAAATGCGTCATCCTCGGTTTCCAGGACTCCCTCTACGTACACTCCTTCCGGCAGTTCTTCAGAGAGTGCGACATATTCGGCACCATAGACTACATTTTCGGGAACGCGGCCGCCATCTTCCAGGGCTGCAGCATCATCTCCCGCATGCCACTGCCCGGCCAGTTCACGGTGATCACGGCCCAGTCACGCGAAAACCCCGATGAGAACACGGGGATATCGTTGCAGAACTGTTCGATTTTGGCTACGGACGACTTGTACTCGAACTCGAGCGTCGTGAGGAGTTATTTAGGCAGGCCGTGGAGGAATTATTCCAGGACTGTGGTTTTGAATAGTTATATTGATAATTTCATTGAAGCAGAAGGATGGACTCGATGGGATGGGGATCAGGGGTTGGACACTTTGTATTATGGGGAGTATGAGAATTTCGGGGCTGGTTCAGATACGAGTAAACGAATTTCTTGGAGAGGGTACCGGGTGATGGACTACAACGACGCGTCTAACTTTACCGTATCGGAGTTTATCACCGGAGGTGAGTGGCTGGCGTACACTTCGATACCGTATGACGACGGGGTGTGA
- the LOC140818107 gene encoding pectinesterase-like — protein MDNSHSQKKLTKKRKLLFIGAFASLLVVAIVATTVIQTRKNATHGGGAEMQAVVKSTCAATLYPDLCVSTVHAAATAASLVIKSSKDVLLTALNYTIYTVERNYFTIEKTAARRSLTRREKTALHDCLEMIDDTLEELRQSEAELKNYGFKNYSLAEHKENLETLLSAAQTNQDSCLDGFSHDEADEKVRKALIKGQMHVFRLCSNVLAIIKNLSDTEIAANKFPNSHDSAQGRKLGEDSQWPAWLSAGDRRLLQSSTVTPDVTVAADGSGNYRTVSAAVAAAPSSSSKRYVIRIKAGVYRENVDIPRSKRNLMFVGDGRTTTIITASRNVVDGSTTFNSATVAVVGSGFLARDITFQNTAGPSKHQAVALRVNADLCAFYRCDILAYQDTLYTHSLRQFYVDCFIAGTVDFIFGNANVVLQRCEIHARRPNSGQRNMVTAQGRDDPNQNTGIVIQNCKIGATSDLKPVQRNFPTYLGRPWKEYSRTVVMQTEISDVINPAGWYPWNGNFALNTLFYAEYQNTGAGASTANRVTWKGFRVLTSAAEAQPFTVGRFIAGASWLPATGFPFSSGL, from the exons ATGGATAACTCGCACTCACAAAAGAAGCTTACAAAGAAGAGAAAGCTACTCTTTATAGGAGCATTCGCATCTTTACTAGTTGTGGCCATCGTAGCCACCACAGTTATCCAAACCCGAAAGAATGCCACCCACGGCGGCGGTGCAGAAATGCAGGCGGTTGTCAAGTCCACTTGCGCAGCCACACTGTACCCGGATCTCTGCGTTTCCACCGTCCACGCCGCCGCGACGGCTGCGTCCCTCGTCATAAAGAGCAGCAAAGATGTACTCTTGACTGCCTTGAACTACACCATCTACACCGTGGAGAGGAACTACTTCACCATCGAAAAAACCGCCGCCCGCCGATCCCTGACGCGGCGGGAGAAGACCGCGCTGCATGATTGCCTGGAAATGATCGACGACACGCTGGAGGAGCTTCGCCAGTCAGAGGCTGAGCTGAAGAACTACGGATTCAAGAATTATTCCTTGGCCGAACATAAAGAAAACCTTGAAACTTTACTGAGCGCCGCGCAGACGAATCAAGATTCTTGCCTGGATGGATTCTCACACGATGAAGCCGATGAAAAGGTCCGCAAGGCCCTCATCAAGGGTCAAATGCACGTTTTCCGACTTTGTAGTAATGTGTTGGCCATAATCAAGAACTTGTCAGACACAGAAATCGCGGCCAATAAATTTCCCAACTCCCACGATTCTGCTCAAGGGAGGAAGCTCGGGGAGGATAGCCAGTGGCCCGCGTGGTTGTCCGCCGGAGACAGACGCTTGCTGCAGTCGTCTACGGTGACCCCAGACGTGACGGTGGCAGCAGATGGGAGTGGGAATTACAGGACAGTCTCGGCGGCGGTGGCGGCGGCCCCGTCAAGTAGCAGCAAGAGGTATGTTATCAGGATTAAAGCTGGGGTTTACAGAGAGAATGTGGATATTCCGAGGAGTAAAAGGAACCTGATGTTCGTCGGAGATGGGCGAACAACGACCATCATCACGGCGAGCCGGAACGTCGTGGACGGCAGCACCACCTTCAACTCTGCCACTGTGG CGGTGGTCGGAAGTGGATTCCTGGCCAGAGATATCACCTTCCAGAACACTGCGGGGCCGTCGAAGCACCAGGCGGTGGCCCTCCGCGTAAACGCCGACCTCTGCGCCTTCTACAGATGCGACATTCTGGCCTACCAGGACACCCTCTACACCCACTCGCTCCGTCAATTCTACGTCGACTGCTTCATCGCCGGCACCGTCGACTTCATATTCGGAAACGCCAACGTGGTGCTGCAGAGATGCGAGATTCACGCCCGCCGCCCCAACTCCGGCCAGCGCAACATGGTCACCGCCCAGGGCCGCGACGACCCGAACCAGAACACCGGCATCGTCATTCAGAATTGCAAGATCGGCGCCACCTCCGATCTGAAACCCGTGCAGCGGAACTTCCCCACGTACCTGGGCAGGCCGTGGAAGGAGTATTCCCGGACGGTGGTTATGCAGACTGAGATCAGCGATGTCATAAACCCAGCGGGGTGGTATCCATGGAATGGGAATTTCGCGCTTAACACGCTGTTCTACGCGGAGTATCAGAACACGGGCGCTGGGGCGTCGACGGCGAACAGGGTGACGTGGAAGGGGTTCAGGGTTCTGACCAGCGCGGCGGAGGCGCAGCCGTTCACGGTTGGGAGATTCATAGCCGGTGCATCCTGGCTGCCGGCTACCGGCTTTCCGTTTTCCTCGGGGCTTTGA